The following are encoded together in the Actinobacillus lignieresii genome:
- the prfB gene encoding peptide chain release factor 2 (programmed frameshift) translates to MFELNPIKTQLADLTERTNVLRGYLDFDAKVERLEEVNAELEQPEIWNTPEKAQALGKERSALEMVVNTIRALDQGVEDVEGLIELAVEAEDEDTFNEAQAEANELEEKLAKLEFQRMFSGQHDAADCYVDLQAGSGGTEAQDWTEMLLRMYLRWAESKGFKTELIEVSDGDVAGLKSATVKITGEYAFGWLRTETGIHRLVRKSPFDSNNRRHTSFAAAFVYPEIDDDIDIEINPADLRIDVYRASGAGGQHVNKTESAVRITHIPSGIVVQCQNGRSQHQNKDQCMKQLKAKLYEMEMMKKNAEKQAIEESKSDIGWGSQIRSYVLDDSRIKDLRTGVENRNTQAVLDGDLDKFIEASLKAGL, encoded by the exons ATGTTTGAACTAAATCCAATTAAAACTCAATTAGCCGATTTAACCGAGCGTACTAACGTACTTCGGGGGTATCTT GACTTTGATGCCAAAGTCGAGCGTTTAGAAGAAGTTAATGCCGAATTAGAACAGCCGGAAATTTGGAATACGCCGGAAAAAGCGCAAGCGTTAGGTAAAGAACGTTCGGCGTTAGAAATGGTGGTCAATACGATTCGTGCGTTGGATCAAGGTGTGGAAGATGTCGAAGGCTTAATCGAATTAGCCGTAGAAGCGGAAGACGAGGATACGTTTAACGAAGCACAAGCTGAAGCGAATGAATTAGAAGAAAAATTAGCGAAGCTTGAATTCCAACGTATGTTTAGCGGCCAGCACGATGCGGCGGATTGCTATGTCGATTTACAAGCCGGTTCAGGCGGTACGGAAGCGCAAGACTGGACGGAAATGTTACTGCGTATGTATTTACGTTGGGCGGAAAGCAAGGGCTTTAAAACCGAGTTAATCGAGGTGTCGGACGGTGATGTTGCCGGATTGAAATCGGCAACTGTGAAAATCACCGGCGAATATGCGTTCGGTTGGTTACGTACCGAAACCGGTATTCACCGCTTAGTGCGTAAATCGCCATTTGATTCGAATAACCGCCGTCATACTTCATTTGCGGCAGCTTTCGTTTATCCGGAAATTGATGATGATATTGATATCGAAATCAACCCGGCTGATTTACGTATTGATGTGTACCGTGCGTCCGGTGCGGGTGGTCAGCACGTTAATAAAACCGAATCGGCGGTGCGTATTACGCATATTCCGTCCGGTATTGTGGTGCAATGCCAGAACGGCCGTTCGCAACATCAAAACAAAGATCAATGTATGAAGCAGCTTAAAGCGAAATTATACGAGATGGAAATGATGAAGAAGAATGCGGAAAAACAAGCGATAGAAGAAAGTAAATCGGATATCGGTTGGGGCAGCCAAATTCGTTCGTATGTGTTAGACGACTCTCGTATCAAAGATTTGCGTACCGGAGTGGAAAATCGTAATACGCAAGCGGTACTTGACGGTGATTTAGATAAATTTATTGAAGCCAGCCTTAAAGCGGGGCTTTAG
- a CDS encoding PhoH family protein — MNEILFTLEPQDNARLQSLCGAFDEHLTLIEKSFNLVIARNGFSFSIQSAEGSHYSATLIQNAAKLLKRLYTDTAPIKGKIKELDLEDIHLAIQESRMLLQNQWVSGSQGEISIKTKRGVIKPRGEHQQAYLRNILSHDISFGIGPAGTGKTFLAVAAAVESLERQEIRRILLTRPAVEAGEKLGFLPGDLGQKIEPYLRPLYDALFEMLGFEKAQKLMERNVIEIAPLAYMRGRTLNDAFIILDESQNTTTEQMKMFLTRIGFNSKAVITGDITQVDLPRSQKSGLKHAMEVLKDVPDLSFNYFDSHDIVRHPVVAKIVQAYNVWEAEDEQRREQRRLEKLALEQQKILEQAEQL; from the coding sequence TTGAACGAAATTCTCTTCACTTTAGAACCACAGGATAACGCTCGTTTACAATCGCTTTGCGGCGCATTTGACGAGCATTTAACTTTAATTGAAAAAAGTTTTAATCTGGTTATTGCCCGTAACGGTTTTTCTTTTTCGATTCAATCGGCTGAAGGCAGCCATTATTCGGCGACTTTAATTCAAAATGCGGCAAAGTTATTAAAACGACTTTATACCGATACTGCACCGATTAAAGGCAAAATTAAAGAACTTGATTTGGAAGATATTCATTTGGCGATTCAGGAAAGCCGAATGTTATTGCAAAATCAATGGGTATCCGGTTCACAAGGCGAGATTTCGATTAAAACGAAACGCGGTGTAATTAAACCGCGCGGCGAACACCAACAAGCCTATTTAAGAAATATTCTTAGCCACGATATTAGTTTCGGTATCGGACCGGCGGGAACGGGCAAAACCTTTCTTGCGGTGGCGGCAGCGGTAGAATCGCTTGAACGGCAAGAAATTCGTCGAATTTTACTGACTCGCCCGGCGGTTGAAGCGGGTGAAAAATTAGGTTTTTTACCCGGTGATCTCGGGCAAAAAATCGAACCCTATTTAAGACCGTTATATGATGCGTTATTTGAAATGTTAGGTTTTGAAAAAGCGCAAAAATTGATGGAACGCAATGTGATTGAAATCGCACCGCTTGCTTATATGCGCGGGCGTACGCTAAATGATGCGTTTATTATTTTAGACGAAAGCCAAAATACCACGACGGAACAGATGAAGATGTTCTTAACCCGTATCGGCTTTAATTCAAAAGCGGTCATTACGGGCGATATTACCCAAGTCGATTTGCCTCGTAGTCAAAAATCGGGTTTAAAACATGCCATGGAAGTGTTGAAAGATGTGCCTGATCTAAGTTTTAACTATTTCGACAGCCATGATATTGTGCGCCATCCGGTAGTAGCTAAAATCGTACAGGCTTATAATGTTTGGGAAGCGGAAGACGAACAGCGGCGCGAGCAACGCCGTTTGGAAAAATTGGCTTTGGAACAGCAGAAAATTTTAGAACAAGCGGAACAACTTTAA
- the selD gene encoding selenide, water dikinase SelD — MAEEPIRLTQYSHGAGUGCKISPKVLGTILQSQLEKFIDPNLLVGNETADDAAVYDIGNGIGIISTTDFFMPIVDDPFDFGRIAAANALSDVFAMGGKPIMAIAILGFPVNKLPAEVAQKIVEGGRFACQQAGIALAGGHSIDSPEPIFGLAVTGTVSTEQVKKNASAEVGSELFLTKPLGIGVLTTAEKKGLLKAEHQNLARDVMCQINLIGVQFSQLADVTAMTDVTGFGLLGHLSEICQGSNVRAEVNSAEIHTLDGVKDYIAQGAVPGGTKRNFDSYGHLISAMSDEQKAILCDPQTSGGLLIAVRPQAVEKVQQIAKQANIPLFRVGRLLEADTMKPLIEVI, encoded by the coding sequence ATGGCGGAAGAACCGATTCGTTTGACGCAATACAGTCACGGTGCCGGTTGAGGCTGTAAAATTTCTCCTAAGGTGTTAGGGACAATTTTACAAAGTCAGCTGGAAAAATTTATTGATCCGAATTTATTAGTGGGGAATGAAACCGCTGATGATGCCGCTGTTTATGATATCGGTAATGGCATTGGTATTATCAGTACCACAGACTTTTTTATGCCGATTGTGGACGATCCGTTTGATTTCGGACGCATTGCGGCGGCAAATGCGTTAAGTGATGTGTTTGCGATGGGCGGTAAGCCGATTATGGCGATTGCCATTTTAGGCTTTCCGGTAAACAAATTGCCGGCGGAAGTGGCGCAAAAAATTGTGGAAGGTGGGCGTTTTGCTTGTCAGCAAGCCGGTATTGCCTTAGCCGGCGGCCATTCGATTGATTCGCCTGAACCGATTTTCGGGCTGGCGGTAACCGGAACGGTTAGTACCGAGCAAGTGAAAAAGAATGCTTCGGCAGAAGTTGGCAGTGAGTTATTTTTAACTAAACCGCTTGGTATCGGCGTATTAACAACCGCTGAGAAAAAAGGTTTATTGAAAGCGGAACATCAGAATCTTGCACGTGACGTGATGTGTCAAATTAATTTAATTGGTGTACAGTTCTCTCAATTAGCTGATGTTACAGCGATGACGGATGTAACCGGTTTCGGTTTATTAGGGCATTTAAGTGAAATTTGCCAAGGTTCTAATGTACGTGCCGAAGTGAATTCTGCCGAAATCCATACGCTTGACGGTGTGAAAGACTATATCGCACAAGGTGCGGTGCCGGGTGGAACTAAACGTAACTTTGACAGTTATGGGCATCTAATTTCAGCCATGAGCGATGAACAAAAGGCGATTTTGTGTGATCCGCAAACTTCCGGCGGTTTGTTAATTGCAGTGCGTCCGCAAGCGGTCGAAAAAGTGCAACAAATTGCAAAACAAGCAAACATACCTTTATTTAGAGTCGGTCGTTTACTTGAAGCGGACACTATGAAGCCGTTAATCGAGGTTATTTAA
- a CDS encoding NUDIX hydrolase: MHKPNITLACVVHCKGKFLFVEEIEYGKRTLNQPAGHLEANETLLEGASRELFEETGIRAEAQRLIKIYQWHAPRSQTDYLRFVFAVELDDFVPIAPQDSDITQGFWLSLEEFKHFIQQDGQCERNPLVTQSLEDYLSGESYPLDVLRVFE; encoded by the coding sequence ATGCATAAACCGAATATCACTTTAGCCTGTGTGGTACATTGCAAAGGTAAGTTTTTATTTGTGGAAGAAATCGAATACGGTAAACGAACCTTAAACCAACCGGCAGGGCATTTGGAAGCAAATGAAACCTTATTGGAAGGAGCGAGTAGAGAGTTATTCGAAGAAACTGGGATTCGTGCTGAAGCTCAACGTTTAATTAAGATTTATCAATGGCACGCACCTCGTTCACAGACCGATTATTTACGTTTTGTATTTGCGGTTGAGTTAGACGATTTTGTGCCGATTGCTCCGCAGGATAGCGATATTACCCAAGGCTTTTGGTTGAGTTTGGAGGAGTTTAAACACTTTATTCAGCAAGATGGGCAATGTGAGCGAAATCCGTTAGTCACTCAATCACTCGAAGATTATTTGAGCGGTGAGAGCTATCCGCTTGATGTATTACGTGTATTTGAATAA
- a CDS encoding AEC family transporter has protein sequence MQAVKFVRNIANLTAYFLLGSRTMFFESLQFSIGVMLPTILLMLLGIFLRRRKFVDDDFCNTASKVMFNFALPTMLFLNVVKSPLDYSKDLNLIFAGLSGTLIIYLIAEWWAAKYIRERGYRCIFTQGVFRTNAAILGLALTINAYGEAGLATVSIYTASLVILFNVLSVITILNSLSDQKPSAARLAAAVAKNPLIQAIVLGIVVNYLQIRIPKPLMQTAQSLANITLPMALICIGATLDFKALSQFRQQTAESELTRVVLYASFSRLILAPLFLFILGKWVFVLNPMQLGILFLTATAPVAAATYAMVRAYGGNGKGAANLIGITTIGSIFTASLGLFILHQLAWI, from the coding sequence TTGCAAGCGGTTAAATTTGTAAGAAATATTGCAAATTTGACCGCTTATTTTTTACTCGGGAGCCGGACTATGTTTTTCGAATCTTTGCAATTTAGTATAGGGGTAATGCTACCGACCATTCTTTTGATGTTATTGGGGATTTTTTTGCGCCGTCGCAAATTTGTGGATGACGACTTTTGTAATACCGCCTCAAAAGTGATGTTTAATTTCGCATTACCGACAATGTTATTTTTAAATGTGGTAAAGAGTCCGTTGGACTATTCCAAAGATCTTAACCTCATTTTTGCCGGATTAAGCGGTACGTTAATTATTTATCTGATAGCGGAATGGTGGGCGGCAAAATATATCCGTGAGCGGGGTTATCGTTGTATTTTTACGCAAGGCGTCTTTCGTACGAATGCGGCAATTCTAGGGCTTGCACTGACTATCAACGCTTACGGCGAAGCCGGACTTGCCACCGTTTCAATTTATACCGCTTCATTGGTCATTTTATTTAATGTATTAAGCGTCATTACCATTTTAAATTCATTAAGCGATCAAAAGCCTAGTGCCGCCAGACTTGCTGCCGCAGTAGCGAAAAACCCTCTTATTCAGGCAATAGTATTAGGAATCGTAGTCAATTACTTACAGATTCGGATTCCTAAGCCCTTAATGCAAACGGCACAATCTCTCGCTAATATTACTTTGCCGATGGCATTAATCTGTATCGGTGCGACCTTAGATTTTAAAGCGTTAAGTCAATTTCGCCAACAAACGGCGGAAAGCGAGCTGACTCGCGTGGTGCTTTATGCGTCCTTTTCGCGCTTAATATTGGCTCCGCTTTTCTTATTTATCTTAGGTAAGTGGGTATTTGTACTGAACCCGATGCAACTCGGCATTTTGTTTCTGACGGCTACGGCTCCGGTTGCCGCGGCAACTTATGCGATGGTACGAGCCTACGGAGGAAATGGTAAAGGTGCGGCAAATTTAATCGGTATAACCACTATCGGCTCAATATTTACCGCCAGTTTAGGCTTATTTATCTTACATCAATTAGCTTGGATTTAA
- the fadR gene encoding fatty acid metabolism transcriptional regulator FadR, translating to MDNSYILKAQSPAALAEEYIVRSIWNNKFPAGTDLPAERELADKIGVTRTTLREVLQRLARDGWLHIQHGKPTRVNDVWETAGPNIISTIIKLDRSYLPVIIANVVSLRTRMAESYIPEAVRLNAEACVAFFNQLDELEDTADAFATFDYKLFRQFTFTANKPVYALILNSFKGMYHQVASIFFADPVCRQLTLKFYRDLLNACVEKDHEKASLIMAQNRQSSSEIWGKLLQSIPENFGELK from the coding sequence ATGGACAACTCTTATATTTTAAAAGCTCAAAGTCCTGCGGCACTGGCAGAAGAATATATTGTCAGAAGTATTTGGAATAATAAATTTCCGGCGGGGACGGATTTGCCTGCCGAACGTGAGTTGGCGGATAAAATCGGAGTAACCAGAACAACATTACGAGAAGTGTTACAAAGACTGGCGCGTGACGGTTGGTTACATATTCAGCATGGAAAACCGACCCGAGTGAATGACGTGTGGGAAACGGCAGGGCCGAATATAATCAGCACGATTATTAAATTAGATAGATCATACCTTCCGGTTATTATTGCGAATGTAGTTTCACTACGAACTCGTATGGCGGAATCTTATATTCCGGAGGCGGTAAGATTAAATGCGGAAGCATGTGTCGCATTTTTTAATCAATTGGATGAATTGGAAGATACGGCGGATGCATTTGCCACTTTTGATTATAAACTGTTTAGACAATTTACTTTTACCGCAAATAAACCGGTATATGCCTTGATTTTAAACAGCTTTAAAGGTATGTATCATCAAGTCGCAAGTATTTTCTTTGCCGATCCCGTTTGCCGTCAGCTGACATTAAAATTTTATCGTGACTTATTAAATGCGTGTGTAGAAAAAGATCATGAGAAAGCCTCATTGATTATGGCGCAAAATCGCCAATCAAGCAGCGAAATTTGGGGAAAACTTTTACAAAGTATTCCGGAAAATTTCGGTGAACTAAAATAG
- the nhaB gene encoding sodium/proton antiporter NhaB — translation MDSSNAIFKSFLGKAPEWYKICIIAFLVINPLIYFFISPFVAGWALVAEFIFTLSMALKCYPLQPGGLLAIEAVFIGMTSAHHVKEEIMANFEVILLLMFMVAGIYFMKQLLLYVFTKLLIVIHSKKILSLAFCLSATFLSAFLDALTVIAVIISVGTGFYGVYHKVASGNSFEDSTDISNDEKIITNKEILEQFRAFLRSLLMHAAVGSALGGVMTMVGEPQNLIIAGQAEWGFVEFLLRVLPVSLPVLICGVITCILLEHFKIFGYGARLPRRVWGVLARYNLLKEQRMTQQDRVKMGIQALAGIWLIVGLALHLADVGIIGLTIIIICTAFCGITDEHAIGRSFQEPMPFTALIVVFFTVVAVIVDLKLFEPIISYVLSADPHSQLALFYVFNGLLSMISDNVFVGTVYINEAKTALESAIISREQFDLIAVAINTGTNLPSVATPNGQAAFLFLLTSPFAPLIRLSYGKMLYMALPYTIVLSIIGFLSLEFLLPPLTELMSNWGWIITR, via the coding sequence ATGGATAGCTCGAACGCTATATTTAAAAGCTTTTTAGGTAAAGCTCCCGAATGGTACAAAATCTGTATTATCGCTTTTTTAGTTATTAATCCGTTAATTTACTTTTTTATTAGCCCTTTCGTTGCCGGCTGGGCATTAGTCGCAGAATTCATCTTTACCTTATCCATGGCATTAAAATGCTATCCGTTACAACCCGGCGGTCTGTTAGCAATTGAAGCGGTTTTCATCGGGATGACCTCCGCTCACCACGTTAAAGAAGAAATCATGGCTAACTTTGAAGTAATTTTATTATTAATGTTCATGGTTGCCGGTATTTATTTTATGAAGCAATTGCTTTTATATGTATTTACCAAATTGTTAATTGTTATCCATTCTAAGAAAATTCTTTCTCTTGCGTTTTGTTTAAGTGCAACGTTCCTTTCAGCCTTCTTAGACGCATTAACCGTTATTGCGGTAATTATCAGTGTCGGTACCGGTTTCTACGGTGTTTACCATAAAGTCGCATCAGGTAACAGCTTCGAAGATTCGACGGATATTAGTAATGACGAAAAAATTATTACGAATAAAGAAATTCTCGAACAATTCCGTGCCTTCTTACGTAGTCTTTTAATGCATGCTGCCGTCGGTAGTGCTTTAGGCGGTGTAATGACCATGGTCGGCGAACCGCAAAACTTAATTATTGCCGGTCAAGCGGAATGGGGCTTCGTTGAATTCTTACTACGCGTATTGCCTGTTAGTTTACCGGTTTTAATTTGCGGTGTAATTACTTGCATATTGTTAGAACACTTTAAAATTTTCGGTTATGGAGCGCGTTTACCGCGCCGCGTATGGGGCGTACTTGCTCGTTATAATTTATTAAAAGAGCAACGTATGACTCAACAAGATCGTGTAAAAATGGGCATCCAAGCGTTAGCGGGGATTTGGTTGATTGTCGGTCTGGCGCTCCATCTTGCCGATGTTGGTATTATCGGTTTAACTATCATCATTATCTGTACGGCGTTTTGCGGTATTACCGATGAACATGCAATCGGTCGTTCATTCCAAGAACCGATGCCGTTTACCGCGTTAATCGTAGTCTTCTTTACGGTTGTTGCCGTCATTGTCGATCTGAAATTATTCGAGCCGATTATCAGTTACGTGCTTTCTGCCGATCCTCATTCTCAATTGGCATTGTTCTATGTATTTAACGGCTTATTATCGATGATTTCGGATAACGTATTCGTCGGTACGGTGTATATTAACGAAGCGAAAACCGCACTCGAATCGGCAATTATTAGTCGTGAACAATTCGATTTAATTGCGGTGGCAATCAATACCGGCACGAACTTACCGTCTGTCGCAACACCAAACGGACAAGCGGCGTTCCTATTCTTGCTTACTTCACCGTTTGCACCGTTAATCCGACTTTCATACGGTAAAATGTTATATATGGCATTGCCTTATACGATCGTGCTTTCTATCATCGGCTTCTTATCATTAGAGTTTTTACTTCCGCCACTTACAGAGCTAATGTCTAACTGGGGTTGGATCATTACTCGATAA